One Neodiprion pinetum isolate iyNeoPine1 chromosome 1, iyNeoPine1.2, whole genome shotgun sequence genomic window carries:
- the LOC124224792 gene encoding uncharacterized protein has translation MTDNVEQKVGNRIYNFTDTVLPSEVQKILELDFNYGLPTTNINQPVVTIIKDLEGCIDKVKDDELSNEGLTEVRNNLRARGVNIVTNHIKYRRRSNSNHKKNFNLVKNIKVTRNFFKQHEDLLVMRSDKGNSTVVMYKEEYLTEMNKLVGDRKTYEKIKRDPTSKLQNISNRLIKKLVDIGILDNIQGKLMRTHSALAPRIYGLRKTHKPRCKLRPVVSSIGSPGYEIANFVHKSLLPFVMSLKYNVTDSFHFLDQIKLKKVNEDHVLISLDVVSLFTNVYNSLIRKIIIERWDEIQKFVQLDQTTLLELIDFCYDSGYFMFDGNFYLQKEGCAMGSPASPSIAIIAVDYVVSMALTHLDFEIPIIKSYVDDLFAVVPKDKVDSILDVFNSVDKDIQLTLEVENNGKLPFLDILIERSEDGDLITSWFKKPYSSGRILNFNSNHPLSQKLGVVKGFLNRAMRLSHVNKTKESIRMVRRLLSSNNYPNKVISKCEKIVSERIRNNIRSNNVNRNWSFSRFPYIKGLSPRLGSLFRHTNCKLVFYNVFKVKDLFSRLKDKVEKEDRSGLVYRIPCSCGKWYVGQTRQKLKARVRQHKLDCRPEKSIKNNKTALAEHHFVEDGHNFQFEDVEILDLEKNYMKRNLSEMIFIKAMNCVNFRSDTQNLSTIYSDLINDVKDLVKS, from the coding sequence ATGACTGACAATGTAGAACAAAAAGTTGGAAacagaatttataattttactgATACAGTTTTACCATCAGAAGTCCAGAAGATCTTGGAGTTAGATTTTAACTATGGACTACCAACAACGAATATCAATCAACCGGTCGTTACAATTATTAAGGATCTGGAGGGATGTATCGACAAAGTGAAAGATGACGAGTTATCCAACGAGGGTTTGACGGAAGTGAGAAATAATCTGAGAGCAAGAGGTGTAAATATTGTGACAAATCACATTAAATATCGGCGTAGAAGCAACAGCAATCACAAGAAAAACTTCAACCtagttaaaaatatcaaagtcacaagaaatttctttaaacAACATGAAGATCTCTTAGTAATGCGCTCAGATAAAGGTAATTCAACAGTGGTCATGTACAAAGAAGAATACCTCACAGAAATGAATAAGTTGGTTGGCGACCGTAAAACATATGAAAAGATCAAAAGAGATCCTACGTCAAAGCTACAAAACATAAGCAACCGCTTAATAAAGAAGCTTGTGGATATTGGTATCCTTGACAACATCCAAGGTAAGCTAATGCGAACTCACAGTGCATTGGCACCAAGAATCTATGGCTTAAGGAAAACCCACAAACCTAGGTGTAAACTTAGACCAGTGGTCAGTAGCATAGGATCACCAGGTTATGAGATCGCCAATTTTGTTCATAAGAGTCTGCTACCGTTCGTAATGAGTCTGAAATATAATGTGACagattcatttcattttttagacCAAATCAAACTGAAAAAGGTAAACGAAGACCATGTTTTAATATCACTGGACGTAGTATCTCTTTTTACTAATGTTTATAACAGTTTAATAAGGAAAATCATCATTGAGCGGTGGGATGAAATCCAGAAATTTGTGCAATTGGACCAGACTACTCTACTAGAGCTTATTGATTTTTGTTACGACTCGGGATATTTCATGTTTGATGGCAATTTTTACCTTCAGAAGGAAGGATGTGCTATGGGGAGTCCAGCAAGTCCTTCAATTGCCATCATTGCAGTAGATTATGTTGTTTCAATGGCGTTGACTCACCTTGACTTTGAAATTCCGATTATTAAGTCGTATGTTGATGATCTCTTCGCAGTGGTTCCAAAGGATAAAGTAGACAGCATCTTAGATGTGTTTAATAGTGTTGACAAGGACATCCAGTTGACCTTGGAAGTTGAGAATAACGGGAAGTTGCCTTTTTTGGACATACTAATAGAAAGATCAGAAGATGGTGATCTTATAACTTCTTGGTTCAAGAAACCGTACAGCTCAggaagaattttgaattttaattccaaTCATCCATTGAGCCAGAAATTGGGGGTTGTAAAAGGGTTTTTGAACAGAGCCATGCGCTTGAGTCATGTGAACAAGACCAAGGAAAGTATTCGCATGGTTAGAAGATTACTGTCATCTAACAATTATCCAAACAAAGTCATCAGCAAGTGTGAGAAAATTGTGTCCGAGAGGATTAGAAACAACATCAGGAGCAACAATGTCAACAGGAATTGGTCGTTTAGCAGATTTCCCTACATAAAAGGCTTGTCACCAAGACTGGGATCTTTATTTAGGCACACCAACTGCAAGTTGGTATTCTATAATGTATTCAAGGTTAAGGATCTATTTTCCCGGCTAAAAGACAAAGTGGAGAAAGAAGATAGATCTGGCCTGGTATACAGGATTCCGTGCTCGTGTGGCAAATGGTACGTTGGACAGACCAGGCAAAAATTAAAAGCCAGAGTGAGACAACACAAACTTGACTGCAGACCTGAGAAGTCcataaaaaacaacaaaacagcATTAGCGGAACATCACTTTGTTGAGGATGGTCATAACTTTCAGTTCGAGGATGTTGAGATTTTAGATCtggagaaaaattacatgAAGAGAAACCTaagtgaaatgatttttattaaggCGATGAATTGTGTCAATTTTAGATCCGACACGCAAAACCTCAGTACAATTTACAGTGACCTGATAAATGATGTTAAGGATTTAGTGAAGTcatag
- the LOC138191410 gene encoding uncharacterized protein, which produces MTDPVYLAAASPLTNTAASNPPVPWILHPIEIPSRPLTRPPTVLLSLWDVRRARLTSPSYHRRIPAPVSPFPEPQRSFVSTATQTTDSEWESPVKTAENRRPPTPPSSPESRYTPPPRTETDPPRRPTSSLQPPPQFKRTQTSPIITWQPVF; this is translated from the coding sequence ATGACGGATCCTGTTTATCTGGCTGCGGCCAGCCCACTGACAAACACAGCAGCTTCAAACCCGCCAGTTCCTTGGATACTGCATCCTATCGAGATCCCGTCACGGCCTCTCACCAGACCTCCAACTGTGTTACTTTCCTTGTGGGATGTCCGGAGAGCTCGACTGACTTCACCAAGCTACCACAGACGCATCCCGGCTCCAGTCTCCCCATTTCCCGAGCCGCAGCGCTCGTTTGTGTCGACTGCCACCCAGACGACCGACAGTGAGTGGGAGTCTCCTGTAAAGACGGCTGAGAACCGCCGTCCCCCGACACCACCAAGCTCTCCAGAGAGCCGGTACACGCCGCCACCTAGGACTGAGACTGACCCCCCTCGACGCCCGACATCCTCGCTGCAGCCTCCACCACAATTTAAAAGGACACAAACCTCTCCTATTATTACTTGGCAACCAGTATTCTAa
- the LOC138191409 gene encoding uncharacterized protein has protein sequence MYINFKIKLHKTIDKDKVDSILDVFNSVDKDIQFTLEVENNGKLPFLDILIERSEDGDLITSWFKKPYSSGRILNFNSNHPLSQKWGVVKGFLNRAMRLSHVNKTKESIRMVRRLLSSNNYPNKVISKCEKIVSERIRNNIRSNNVNRNWSFSRFPYIKGLSPRLGSLFRHTNCKLVFYNVFKVKDLFSRLKDKVEKEDRSGLVYRIPCSCGKWYVGQTRQKLKARVRQHKLDCRPEKSIKNNKTALAEHHFVEDGHNFQFEDVEILDLEKNYMKRNLSEMIFIKAMNCVNFRSDTQNLSTIYSDLINDVKDLVKS, from the coding sequence ATGTACATAAACTTTAAAATTAAGTTGCATAAAACAATAGACAAGGATAAAGTAGACAGCATCTTAGATGTGTTTAATAGTGTTGACAAGGACATCCAGTTTACCTTGGAAGTTGAGAATAACGGGAAGTTGCCTTTTTTGGACATACTAATAGAAAGATCAGAAGATGGTGATCTTATAACTTCTTGGTTCAAGAAACCGTACAGCTCAggaagaattttgaattttaattccaaCCATCCATTGAGCCAGAAATGGGGGGTTGTAAAAGGGTTTTTGAACAGAGCCATGCGATTGAGTCATGTGAACAAGACCAAGGAAAGTATTCGCATGGTTAGAAGATTACTGTCATCTAACAATTATCCAAACAAGGTCATCAGCAAGTGTGAGAAAATTGTGTCCGAGAGGATTAGAAACAACATCAGGAGCAACAATGTCAACAGGAATTGGTCGTTTAGCAGATTTCCCTACATAAAAGGCTTGTCACCAAGACTGGGATCTTTATTTAGGCACACCAACTGCAAGTTGGTATTCTATAATGTATTCAAGGTTAAGGATCTATTTTCCCGGCTAAAAGACAAAGTGGAGAAAGAAGATAGATCTGGCCTGGTATACAGGATTCCGTGCTCGTGTGGCAAATGGTACGTTGGACAGACCAGGCAAAAATTAAAAGCCAGAGTGAGACAACACAAACTTGACTGCAGACCTGAGAAGTCcataaaaaacaacaaaacagcATTAGCGGAACATCACTTTGTTGAGGATGGTCATAACTTTCAGTTCGAGGATGTTGAGATTTTAGATCtggagaaaaattacatgAAGAGAAACCTaagtgaaatgatttttattaaggCGATGAATTGTGTCAATTTTAGATCCGACACGCAAAACCTCAGTACAATTTACAGTGACCTGATAAATGATGTTAAGGATTTAGTGAAGTcatag
- the LOC138191411 gene encoding uncharacterized protein — translation MGWTTRGTGRNHDSLTGSAALVGFFTKKVLTYISKNRKCRKCDRGYDSSDHDCRLNFEGSAKAMESAAAAHLATQNSIFDTCHVQLGIMIGDNDSSAIGSVRAASHHEVIKHSDKNHTSKGVVNELYKIKKNHKELTAGAIKYLQRCFNYCVAQNIGDPVEMGKGIRNIPSHCFNNHDNCGTWCGYHANLESYRHSAIGNGFVSEQLFDALHCTFDVVASRADRFAAGVSSNVNESLNATIASKAPKMRV, via the coding sequence ATGGGATGGACAACTAGAGGCACTGGACGTAACCACGACAGTCTTACGGGATCTGCGGCTCTCGTCGGATTTTTTACAAAGAAAGTCCTTACGTACATTtctaaaaatagaaaatgccGAAAATGTGATCGAGGATACGACTCTAGCGATCATGACTGCAGACTGAATTTTGAAGGTTCTGCTAAGGCAATGGAGTCCGCAGCTGCTGCGCATCTAGCAAcccaaaattcgattttcgacACGTGTCACGTTCAATTAGGCATCATGATCGGAGATAACGATAGTAGCGCGATAGGATCAGTACGAGCGGCTAGTCATCATGAAGTTATCAAACATTCTGATAAAAACCACACAAGCAAAGGGGTAGTAAATGAActctacaaaataaaaaaaaatcacaaagagCTCACTGCTGgtgcaataaaatatctccAACGCTGCTTTAATTATTGCGTAGCTCAAAATATCGGTGATCCTGTCGAAATGGGCAAAGGAATAAGAAACATTCCATCCCATTGTTTCAATAACCATGACAATTGCGGAACATGGTGCGGCTATCATGCCAACCTGGAATCGTACAGACATTCCGCGATAGGGAACGGATTTGTGAGCGAACAATTATTTGATGCGTTGCACTGTACTTTCGACGTTGTAGCGTCTAGAGCGGACAGATTCGCAGCAGGAGTTTCGAGTAACGTCAACGAAAGCCTAAATGCGACGATTGCTAGTAAAGCACCAAAAATGCGTGTATAG